DNA sequence from the Bacillus pumilus genome:
ACCAATGACGATAGACGGAAGTGAAGACAGCACTTCGATACATGTACGAATAAAGTCTGTGACTTTGTTTTGAGGAGCGTACTCTGCCATATACACTCCGCCGCCGACGCCAAGCGGTACTGTAATCAGCATCGTAATAAACAAAATATAAAACGAGTTAAACAGCTGATCCCTGATGCCGCCGCCAGAGCCAATCGCACTTGAGCGGGTTGTCAAAAAGTCGAAATTTAATTCTTTTGCACCGTTGAAAATGATATAAGAAAACAAACCAACGAGAATCGCCGTAATAATGGCAGCACATAATCCAAATATAAATGTGGCAAAACGATCGGTCATTTTGCTATTCATTAAATCTTCCTCCTAGACGACAAGTATCTGATAATGAGTATGAACATAAATGATACAACTAGAAGGACAAGTCCCATTGACCAAAGTGTATTGTTCTCAACACTTCCATACGTTGTGTGACCCATGTTTAACGTAATAATGGTTGTTAATGTACCAGCTGTATCCATAATGCTCTCTGGTAAATTACGCGTGTTTCCAATGACCATCTGTACAGCAAGGGCTTCTCCAAATGCTCTAGCCATGCCAAGAACGACCGCTGTCATTAATGTTGGCAGAGCTGCTGGGACAAGCACACGTCTAATCGTTTGCCATCTTGTTGCACCTAATGCGTACGATCCCTCTCGTAAACTTTTTGGTAGTGAACCCATTGCATCAGTCGCAATGGATGTAACGGTTGGCAGGATCATAATAGACAGGACAATCGTTCCTGCTAGCACGCTATGCCCTGAGCCGCTTGACTTAAAATGTCCGATAAACGGCACCAATACTGTAAGACCTATGAATCCGTAAACAACGGATGGAATCCCTACAAGCAATTCAATGACTGGCTGGAGGATTTTACGTCCCCAAGCAGGTGCAATTTCTGTCATAAAGATTGCGCCTGCGATGCCTAGCGGCGCTGCAATGAGTGCCGATAGGAGCGTGACGGCGATTGATCCGAAAATAAAAGGAAATGCGCCGTACTGCGGGTTTTCTGCTGTTGGGTTCCAATTGATACTGGTTAAGAACTCAATTGGGCTTACACCATTTACGATGAAAGATTGTAAACCCTTAATGCCAAGGAAGATGGTAATGGCGATAGATACAGCAATCATTAAGAATGCGCAAAATCTCACCAAAATACTTCCTCTTACTTCATCCATTTGCCTATTTTTCTTCGAGCTGATCAGTCGATCGCTCGCTTCTGTATGTTCTATCTGCTTCATCTTTTTCTACACTCCTATGAATGTCATAAAAGGAAAAGTGAAAAGCTCCACTTTTCCTTCATCAGCAATTCAAGACCTCTTACTTATCTGTTTGTTTGCCTGTTGCGTCTCTTTCTACTTTCATATTAGCAACTGAGATGTAGCCTTGGTCTTTGACGATTTCTTTTTGTACTTCATCACTCATGAGGTAATCTAAGAATTGTTTTGCTAGACCATCTGGCTCACCTTTTGTATAAGAATGCTCGTAAGCCCAAATTGTATATTTACCGCTTTCTACATTGCTTTCTTCCGGTTTCACACCATCAATGCTAAGCGGTGTAATTTTGTCATCTGTTAAATAAGAGAATGCTAGGTATCCAATCGCACCTGGCGTTTCTGCAATCAGTTTTTTCACTGTGTTTGAAGAATCTTCTGTGATTCCTTCTGCAGGTGTTGCTCCATCAAGTGCATATTTCACAAATGTTGCACGAGTTCCTGAAGAGTCAGGTCTGTTGACAAGAGTGATTTTTTGGTCTTTCCCGCCAAGCTCTTTCCAGTTTTTGATTTTACCAGTGAAGATTTTTTTCAATTCGTCCTTTGTGATGTCCTTGACACCCACTTCAGGGTTTACAGCTGCGGCCATTCCAACAACTGCTACTTTGTGGTCTGTTAAAGCTTTTGCGTCGATTCCGTCTTTCTCTTCTGCGAATACATCTGAGTTACCAATTTGTACAGATCCTTCTGACACTTGAGAAAGTCCTGTTCCTGAACCGCCGGCTTGTACTTGAATATCGGCTTTTGGATGTTTATCCATGAATTTTTCTGCTGCCGCAAGAACTAAAGGCTGCATCGCAGATGATCCTGAGATGGTAATGGAACCTGATGCCTCATCTTTGTTTGAAGCATTTCCTTTACTGTCTTTTGAATCTCCGCTTGAGCTGCTGTTTCCGCATGCTGTGACGAATGCTAACAATGCGATAGTAAGGAAAGTAAGCAGCCATAATTTGTTCTTTTTCATTTCAAGAATACCCCCTGAATAATTTGTCCTACGAGTAATACATTAAAGGTTCTTTATTAATTTCGTTTAAATGGAATGTTAAGGTTTTGTAAATGTCGAAGTTTTGTAGAGATCTTGCGATGTTTTTTATGTATTTTGTCAATTTATCTCGAAAATTTTGAAGAAAACGTAAAAAAACGCCCACAAAAAGTGAGCGT
Encoded proteins:
- the pstC gene encoding phosphate ABC transporter permease subunit PstC; translation: MKQIEHTEASDRLISSKKNRQMDEVRGSILVRFCAFLMIAVSIAITIFLGIKGLQSFIVNGVSPIEFLTSINWNPTAENPQYGAFPFIFGSIAVTLLSALIAAPLGIAGAIFMTEIAPAWGRKILQPVIELLVGIPSVVYGFIGLTVLVPFIGHFKSSGSGHSVLAGTIVLSIMILPTVTSIATDAMGSLPKSLREGSYALGATRWQTIRRVLVPAALPTLMTAVVLGMARAFGEALAVQMVIGNTRNLPESIMDTAGTLTTIITLNMGHTTYGSVENNTLWSMGLVLLVVSFMFILIIRYLSSRRKI
- a CDS encoding phosphate ABC transporter substrate-binding protein encodes the protein MKKNKLWLLTFLTIALLAFVTACGNSSSSGDSKDSKGNASNKDEASGSITISGSSAMQPLVLAAAEKFMDKHPKADIQVQAGGSGTGLSQVSEGSVQIGNSDVFAEEKDGIDAKALTDHKVAVVGMAAAVNPEVGVKDITKDELKKIFTGKIKNWKELGGKDQKITLVNRPDSSGTRATFVKYALDGATPAEGITEDSSNTVKKLIAETPGAIGYLAFSYLTDDKITPLSIDGVKPEESNVESGKYTIWAYEHSYTKGEPDGLAKQFLDYLMSDEVQKEIVKDQGYISVANMKVERDATGKQTDK